Proteins encoded together in one Pontiella desulfatans window:
- a CDS encoding sulfatase family protein, with product MKRRNFMMGLAGGWAASALARSAGRPNILLILSDDMGWSDIGCFGGDAETPVLDGLAKRGIRFTQFYNSARCMPTRASLLTGLHPHQAGIGHMAGDWGTPAYSGHLLDTCVTLGEVLRTAGYHTSQLGKWHVGNRKKGVMPDLRGFDRSWTREGKVDYFKHDIYELDGKPWVCPDPGSFYSTEEMDRQAVGFIDDARKQDKPFFMYAAYDAAHWPLHARPEDIEKYRGRFINRVCVLTGIESQRYAIYSFLSSKTENDNRNMNDWLDPYTVAAPRLFRDAGYMTGQFGKWHMGGGRDVNHAPFPQAYGFQESVVAFEGMGDRVMPIGHGLSSANADVPGDITWAEWHESADLHTDAAIDFIARAVESNKNFYVHVPYNDTHSPYNTDPGKESDFDHITGNTTAQLFLSELNELDKEIGRLVQAIDDLGAGGNTLVVVVGDNGAPDDAVNAILNRNGGLRGGKGSLWEGGFREPFFIRCPGLVPAGIVNDSTAVSTLDLLPTYAALSRIELPNAPFAGEDMSDVFAGSTRARQKPLFWEYASVSGAPTTSPKLAMRNGNYKLLINPDGSNAQFYDLSVDKEESNNLIGDAGLQSEISDMQAQLTAWYHEVVLGEIGEPVSVTNAAVSPGVVIYDDYTVTGGNAPNPGFGANDGVNYEFASRVSGMAATNLTGYWYNTGSRPATDFSITGNRLSAIPDNANARFEFSANGSTGFDFGSWLAGNTYELSVQMDVDVVGATYAQRMSLSLADASGLAIQEIDLGIQIGTDGAGGLGVFKRMNAGSNSGGSDVNTMIASGYAIGTPLDLKIVVQDFNSNTTDYASSYEIFVNGASVDSGSFRFNGSSSARYLIFDTAAHEGYIYYDEVKLEVTEVGGPTVSYTYPPRLSFSSIGPNRIHWNAQPASVYEPQSSTNLIDWISHGLVTNEFGTIQWLQPTDDQGAARFFRLK from the coding sequence ATGAAAAGACGCAATTTCATGATGGGGCTTGCGGGCGGCTGGGCTGCATCGGCCTTGGCCCGATCGGCGGGACGCCCGAATATCCTTTTGATCCTGTCGGACGACATGGGCTGGTCGGACATCGGCTGCTTCGGCGGCGATGCGGAGACGCCGGTGCTGGACGGGCTGGCGAAGCGCGGCATCCGCTTTACACAATTCTACAACTCGGCGCGCTGCATGCCGACGCGGGCCTCGCTGCTGACCGGCCTGCATCCGCATCAGGCGGGCATCGGCCACATGGCGGGCGACTGGGGAACGCCGGCCTATAGCGGCCATCTGCTCGATACCTGCGTGACCCTCGGCGAAGTGTTGCGGACGGCAGGCTACCACACCAGCCAGCTCGGCAAGTGGCATGTCGGCAATCGCAAAAAGGGGGTGATGCCTGATCTGCGCGGCTTCGACCGCAGCTGGACGCGCGAGGGCAAGGTGGATTATTTCAAGCACGACATCTACGAACTCGACGGGAAGCCGTGGGTCTGCCCCGATCCGGGCAGCTTTTATTCGACGGAGGAGATGGATCGGCAGGCGGTCGGGTTCATCGACGACGCGCGGAAACAGGACAAACCGTTTTTCATGTATGCCGCCTACGACGCCGCCCACTGGCCGCTCCACGCCAGGCCGGAGGATATTGAAAAATATAGAGGCCGCTTCATCAACCGCGTCTGCGTGCTGACGGGGATCGAGTCGCAGCGTTATGCAATTTACAGCTTCCTGAGCAGCAAAACGGAAAACGATAACCGGAATATGAACGACTGGCTGGATCCCTACACCGTGGCCGCGCCGCGCCTGTTCCGCGATGCCGGCTACATGACCGGGCAGTTCGGGAAATGGCACATGGGCGGCGGGCGCGATGTGAACCATGCGCCGTTTCCGCAGGCCTACGGGTTTCAGGAGTCCGTTGTCGCATTCGAAGGTATGGGGGATCGCGTGATGCCCATCGGGCATGGACTCTCCAGTGCGAATGCCGATGTGCCAGGAGATATCACCTGGGCGGAGTGGCATGAAAGTGCCGACCTGCATACGGATGCCGCGATCGACTTCATCGCCCGGGCTGTTGAGTCGAACAAAAACTTTTATGTGCATGTGCCGTATAACGACACCCACTCGCCCTATAACACCGATCCCGGAAAGGAGAGCGACTTCGATCATATTACCGGCAATACCACCGCGCAGCTTTTCCTTTCGGAGTTGAATGAACTGGATAAGGAGATCGGGCGTCTGGTGCAGGCGATTGATGATCTGGGAGCAGGGGGCAATACGCTTGTTGTGGTTGTGGGAGACAATGGAGCCCCGGATGATGCCGTTAATGCGATTCTGAACCGCAACGGCGGCTTGCGCGGCGGTAAGGGCAGTTTGTGGGAAGGCGGTTTCCGCGAACCGTTCTTCATCCGCTGTCCCGGGCTGGTTCCTGCGGGAATCGTGAATGATTCCACGGCGGTTTCAACACTCGACCTGTTGCCGACCTATGCGGCTCTTTCCCGGATTGAATTGCCGAATGCTCCGTTTGCCGGGGAGGATATGAGTGATGTGTTCGCCGGCTCTACCCGTGCGCGGCAAAAGCCGCTGTTTTGGGAATATGCCTCTGTTTCGGGCGCGCCAACCACCTCTCCTAAGCTGGCAATGCGCAACGGGAACTATAAGTTGCTGATCAATCCCGATGGCTCGAACGCACAGTTTTATGATTTATCAGTAGATAAGGAGGAATCGAACAACCTGATCGGCGATGCCGGACTGCAGTCCGAAATCTCTGATATGCAGGCGCAACTCACAGCCTGGTACCATGAAGTCGTGCTGGGGGAAATCGGCGAGCCGGTGTCGGTCACGAATGCCGCGGTTTCGCCCGGCGTGGTCATCTACGACGACTACACGGTGACCGGCGGCAACGCGCCCAACCCCGGGTTCGGTGCCAATGACGGTGTAAACTATGAGTTTGCATCGCGCGTCAGCGGCATGGCCGCAACCAACCTGACGGGGTATTGGTACAACACCGGTAGCCGTCCGGCCACGGATTTCAGTATTACCGGCAACCGGCTTTCAGCCATTCCTGATAATGCCAATGCCCGGTTCGAGTTTTCAGCCAACGGCAGTACCGGCTTCGATTTCGGCTCCTGGCTGGCCGGCAACACCTATGAACTCTCCGTGCAGATGGACGTCGATGTGGTCGGCGCGACCTATGCCCAACGGATGTCGCTGAGTTTGGCGGATGCGTCCGGTCTCGCCATTCAAGAGATTGATCTCGGCATCCAGATCGGAACCGATGGGGCCGGTGGGCTGGGCGTCTTCAAGCGGATGAATGCCGGTTCGAACAGTGGTGGGAGCGATGTCAACACGATGATTGCGAGCGGTTACGCTATCGGAACGCCGTTGGATTTGAAGATCGTCGTACAGGACTTCAACAGCAATACCACCGACTATGCCTCAAGCTACGAAATCTTTGTGAACGGCGCTTCCGTCGATTCCGGTTCCTTCCGTTTCAACGGTTCCTCCTCGGCGCGCTATCTGATTTTTGATACGGCTGCGCACGAGGGGTATATATATTACGACGAGGTTAAGTTGGAAGTCACAGAAGTGGGTGGGCCAACCGTCTCATATACCTACCCGCCACGGCTTTCGTTCTCTTCGATCGGGCCGAACCGCATCCACTGGAAT